From Bacteroidia bacterium:
TGCTCAGGAGAGTTATTTTATAAGGTCTCTGTGTCTGCAGGATTTTTGGATTTTCTTCCGGATTTTGAAAAGAAATGAAAAGCTCAGGCGTCAAGATTCGTAGTCTTCATGATACGAATAATTTCTACTTTTGCGGCTTAATTATCAGCATTGGCAGACAATCAGACCACAATCCGCACCGCGCTAATTTCTGTTTACCACAAGGAAGGACTTTCCCCCCTGCTCAAGTTGCTAAAGGAGCACAACGTTCAGATCATCTCTACCGGTGGGACGGCAAAGTTTATTCGCAATGAGGGGTTTGAGGTAACAGATGCAGAGCAACTTACGTCTTATCCGTCCATTTTAGATGGCCGGGTAAAAACGTTGCATCCAGCAATATTTGGCGGCATCCTCAGCCGCAGCCGGAACCGCACTGATCAGGATGAGATGACGAAGCATGGCATTATGCCTATCCAGTTGGTGATCGTTGATCTTTATCCTTTTGAAGAAACTGTGGAAAGCGGAGCCGGGCATGAAGATATTATTGAAAAAATAGATATTGGCGGCATTGCACTGATTCGGGCCGCAGCCAAAAATTACCAGGATGTGGTCATCATTCCTTCAAGGGAACATTATAAATATCTTGAAGAAAAACTCTCTCAGGAAAAATTCTCCTTTGATACTGACGAAAGGAAATTGCTGGCGGGCGAAGCATTCAGAATTTCCTTACATTACGACAAAAATATTGGCAGCTACTTTTCCGGAGGTTCAGCAGAGGCACCGGCAATGCCCGGAATGGAAAACGGAAAACCGCTGCGCTATGGCGAAAACCCGCACCAGAACGGCTTCTTCATCGGAGAACTGGAGCAGGCGCTTGAACAGTTGAGCGGCAAGGAGCTTTCATACAACAACCTGCTGGACATTGACGCTGCCATTAATTTGATGAATGACCTGGAATCGGGATCATTTGCGGTGATAAAGCACAACAACCCGTGCGGGGTTGCCACAAGGGCAAATCCCGAAGCAGCCTGGAAAGATGCACTCGCTGGCGATCCGGTATCCGCTTTTGGAGGCATTATTATTACCAATGAAAAATTGACTGCAGCACTGGCCGAAGAAATTCATAACTTGTTTTTTGAAGTTTTAATTGCACCGGATTTTGACAGCGGAGCCCTGGATATTTTAAAACAGAAAAAAAACAGGATCCTCCTGAAGCAAAAGGAAACAGCATGGCCACAATCGCAGTTCAGGAGCGTATTGAACGGGGTTTTAATGCAAGACAAGGATATTAAAACGGAATCAATAAGCGATTTAAAAAACGTTACCCAAAAAACGGCCACTGAAAATGAAGTTGCCGATTTAATTTTTGCAAATAAAATAGTGAAGCACGCAAAAAGCAACGCTATTGTTTTAGTAAAAAATAAACAGCTTGTGGGAATTGGCGTAGGGCAAACATCGCGTGTAGATGCCTTGAAGCAGGCAATAGAAAAAGCCGCTAATTTTGATTTGAAACTGAAAGGGGCAGTAATGGCATCTGATGCCTTTTTCCCTTTTCCTGATTGTGTGCAGATGGCAAACAAGGCTGGCATAACCGCAGTTATACAGCCCGGAGGTTCCATCCGCGATGAAGATTCAATAAACTACTGCAACCAACATGGCCTTGCAATGGTAGTAACTGGTACCAGGCACTTTAAACATTAGGTTTTAGAAATGGGAATGTTCGATTTTTTTGTACAGGAGTTGGCAATTGACCTCGGAACGGCCAATACCCTCATTATATATAAAGACCAGGTGGTGGTGGATGAACCCTCCATCATTGCGAAAAACCGCATGACGGCAGAGGTGGTGGCCATTGGCAGCCAGGCGATGCAGATGCACGGGAAAACCCACGAGAACATCAAAACCATCCGCCCGCTGAAGGATGGGGTAATCGCAGATTTTGAGGCGGCAGAGCAGATGCTGCGCGGCATGATAAACATGATAAACAAGCGCAACCGCTTTTTCGCGCCCCACCTGCGCATGGTCATCTGCATTCCTTCCGGGATTACGGAGGTGGAGAAACGTGCGGTAAAAGACTCTGCCGAACGGGCCGGCAGCAAGGAAGTCTACCTGATCCATGAGCCAATGGCAGCAGCAATCGGTATCGGCATTGACGTGGAAGAGCCAGTGGGCAACATGGTGATTGACATTGGAGGCGGTACTACCGAAATTGCGGTAATTGCCCTGGGTGGCATCGTATGCGACCAGTCCATCCGAATTGCCGGTGATGAATTCACAAACGACATTGCTGAATATATGCGCAGGGAGCACAACATATTGATTGGAGAACGCTCTGCAGAAAAGATCAAAATAGAAGTGGGGGCCGCGCTGCCGGAACTGGAGAACCCGCCCCCGGATTTCTCTATAAATGGCCGCGACCTTATGACGGGCATTCCAAAGTCCGTAACCGTGAGCTACAGCGAAATTGCCCATGCGCTGGATAAGTCCATAGCAAAAATAGAAGAGGCTATTTTGAAAGCGCTGGAAATTACACCCCCGGAACTCTCAGCCGACATTTACCAAACCGGCCTTTACCTCACCGGTGGAGGCGCCCTGCTCCGCGGCCTTGATAAACGCATCAGCAAAAAGACCAAGCTGCCGGTTTACGTAGCCGAAGATCCCCTGCGCGCAGTAGTCCGCGGTACCGGCATCGCCCTGAAGAATATCCATCGATTCAAGTTCCTGATGACGTAGGGGAGTGGGTGGGCCGCCCTGGGTAGCCATGCTTTGGCTTCGAGGCTCTCTGTCGCAAGCGTTCGTTTGTGATTTCCAGGCACCACTCTTCGATCAGTAACTCCGTCCTTCAGGGCGGAGGAAAATGCTCCAAACCCCTTGCAGGGCTTTAGCTCTTTCCGGCAAACCCGAGGGTACAAAAAGGGCTGAAGCCCTTAGGTAAAGATGGCTCATTTTACCCTGCCCTAAAGGTCAGGGCCACTGATGTTTCGGGGTCCTGAAATGAAAGAGTCATGTGGAAGACATGAGGAAAACCTCACGCCAGATTGGGGGAATGTAAATGCTGCGAAGACGGGTGCTCTTAAAGGGCTTCCCTGTTTTAGGCTTTCCATCATTTGGAACAGGGAAATCTGGAGTTGTAGCGGCTCATTCATAGGTTTGTTTTTCTCTTAAAACCAAAACATTCCTTAATAATCCAAATGGATGTTTTTCTATTCACGCTGAATATCAGCAAAGAAAGCAATTGCATAAAATAACTTTAGCAATTTTTGCCATTTTTAATACTCCACATTGTTGGTTTTCAGATAAAACTTCCGGAAAATATTGAACTTTCATTGAATTTGCAATTTCTGTAAAAAAGTCAGGTACTTGCCTTAAAACTTAGTTTTCATACATCTTTATGTCGCTGTTCATTTGTGAGTAAACTTTAAAAATGAACAGTTATGAAAACTTCTATCAAATTCCTGATCAAAGGCTTCTTCACTATCTCTCTGCTAGTTTGTATGAAGTCGAATGCTCAAACCCAACCTGTATTAGGTGTACTCAACATTGAGGCAAATGGCGGAATGCTTGACGAGCAAAGTGCCGGCAACCTGGTGCGGTTGGAAATCGAAAAAACCGGCTTATATGCAGTGGTTGACAAGCACGATCTTGCCACTTATTTCGAAAGAGATACAACCTATACACAAGCCACCTGCCTCGGAATGAATTGCCTGATTGCAGTTGGAAAAGGGGTAAACGCTGATAAAATGATCGGTGGCGCCATCGAAAAGTTTGGTGACAAGATTATTATTTCGCTGCGGCTAATAAATGTAAGTGCCGGAGGCATTGAGAAGGTGCAAATTGATGAATACTTATATTTACCGGAGAGTATTCAGGAAATGGTTCAGGTGAGCGTTCAGAAACTGTTTGGACTGCCCTATAACACTGATGTGGCTTCCAAGCTCTCGCTGATCACAGAATACGAAAGCGAAATCAACAATCCCGGACAAACCCGGCTGGTACTCAATGGTCCGCGTACAGGAATTTCCTTTATTGCAGGCGAGGCAGCCAATCGTTTGATGGCGCCTAAGAGCGAGGGTGGTTTTGATGGCTATCCGTTCATGTTCGTGTTTGGCTATCAGCAGGAAATCCAGTATTTGAATTCCGGAGCTTTTCAGGCTCTTTTCGAAATCATTCCGGCTATATCAGGAATGGATCAAGGACTATTTATACCAAGTCTCAGCCTCCTCAATGGTTTTCGTAATAACTACAATGGTTGGGAGTTTGGTTTCGGGCCACACTTCACGTTAAATAGAATTGCCGAAGGTTTTCATTATCAAGGCAAATGGATATTAAAAAGGGACTACAATAAGGAAAAACACGGTGATGTTGAATTTGTAAAAAACACTGACATACGGGGGTTCCCGGGTTTACATTCTGCCTTTGTATTTGCCCTGGGAAAGAGCTTTAAATCAGGGAGGGTAAATATCCCACTTAACCTCTATGTCATTCCGGGGAAAAAGTCCCAGCGACTTGGGTTGATAATGGGCTTTAATTCAAAAAAGACTGACAAACCGGAAAAGTAATTTACACCGCACTTCATAATTCATATTCACACTTAAAATTTACATGTCATGAAAACAATCTTAATGTTTACACTGCTTTTACTTCCTTTATTAGGAAGTTCGCAATCTGTCTTGTCACTCCGCCTGAATCAATTTGCAGGAGGGGGTATAAATTCTTCCTACCAAGATGACTATTATGAATCTGATGTTAACATTAAACTAAGGGTTTTATCCTGTGATCTTGTGGCTGATTTTAACACATCTGAAACTAAGTTTTTCAGAACCAGAGCCGGTATCACCCGTTGGTCAGCTCAAGAAGAATATACAAGCAGTAGTACCGATTTCTTTAATCCGGGAACTTCAAGAACACAGGCCGGCATCTATAGGGTGCGCCAAACCTCCATGACGTTTGCTTTGGGCTTTGGTCATTACATTACCGGTGTAGCGGCAGATGGAACAGAAAAGAACGGGTCAAAATTCCGTACTTATATAGGCGGACAGCTACCCTTTACTGCTCTGGGTAAAATTGTAAGTGAATCAAACGACAGCATCACTGATCCCGACAACCCCTTTGCAGAATCACAGGTAAGAACAACCAAAATGGACGGTGGTTTTTCCATAGGCATCAAAGGATTTGGAGGCGTAAGGTATATGGTTTCCAAGAAACTGGGAATTGGGGCAGAAGTTTCCTACGGGTTTCAATACGCCAGGGTTGGGGGCGAAGAAGAATACTACAGGGATGGAAGACAACTGAATGGTGATAACAATGGTAAAACAAATGTTAATTTATTTGGATTTGCACCGGTTACTACTTCAGCTTCTATTTCCCTGGCACTTTAAGGATTTTGTAAGAGGATAACTGATCTCCGGTTATCCTCTTACTAAGTCCCTCTTTTTAATGTATTCCAGGCTCATGCAAGGGCCTTTCAGAAAAGGGCATCACTCCTATTTTAGCCGCAAACCCACTCCTGACAGCGGTTTCAGCCCAATTAATTTTCTACTCTAGCAATTGAAATATTTCATAATTTTACCGGAAAATACCTAATAATCAACCAATGCTATGAAGGACATTGATTTACTTCACCTTGCCATTACTGTTGGAAGCGCAGCTTTCACAGTATTATTTTTTTTCGTAAGGACTCGAGGGGCTAAATTCCTTTCCGGAGTTTTTCTGGCCACTACAGTCGGTTTGGGGCTAATCACGATGCAAAAACTCATGTGGTCAGATGGAGATCATAAAGAAGTATGCATAGAGGATGGTGAACGATATGAGGATAACGATTTGGGAGAGGCAGCCAGTGAAAGTACTATAGAAGTCAGAGAGAGGTTAACCGCAGAATTCTTAACCCCTGGCAGGCTTGAAGGCAATGAACGACATGCTGCATTTCTTGCAAAACCATTGATAGACGGTATTTTTCTAAGACATCCGCGTGCCAATGGCATTATGATGTATGCCGGATATATTGACGGTGAAGGTTTGGTTATCCATTGCGAACCCTCCATACAACATAATATTGTAGTACATGAAGCGCTCTTCAATGCCACAAGTGTTAAGCTAACCGGATATTGTCCATTTAACTGTGTTAACGTTCGTCCATTAGGTTATTAAAGAAAATGTAAGATGAACATCACCTTCAGAACATTCGTCAAGCGCTTGCTTCTGCCGGTGATGTTTATCATTTTAATCGCCTTGCCAGTTCATTCAGAAAAGCTGGATAACTCAGCTCAAAAACCAGAATTTTCCAATGTGGATGAGTTGAATGGCCTTTCGGCCGGGCTTAGGAAGCAAAACCTGCTCGATTCTTCATACAAAGTTGCCACACTTGCTATGCAGCAAAGTGAAGAATCGCAATACACCCGGGGTAAAGCTGATGCCGCATTCAACCTTGCTCAATATTACCTCATAAAATCATTGATTGACAAAAGCATTCACCAGGTCAGGATTGCCCGGGGATTTTATGAAGAACAAGGCGATTTAAGTGGTATAGCTAAATGTGAAATGCATTTAGGACTGGTATATTTTAACCAGAAGAAGTTTAAGGATGCAGAATATTTTTTCAGCAAGGGAATAGCAGGTTCAGCCGCTAATGATGTGCAGACGGCAACCTTGCATTACTTATCAGGCCTGTGCTTTTCTGAAACAGGGAATTTTAATCAGGCCGAAAGCCACCTGCTTAAGGCACAACAATTCTTTAAAGATTCCGGCATTCCTAAACGCCTTCTGGAGTCTGAAGTAGGATTGGCTGATCTTTACCTAAAGTCAGGTAAGTATGATGAAGCTGAAAGTTATTACAGCAAAGCTTTATCAGGCTTCCGGTCTCATCAGGATGAGTTGGAGGGAATTTCTAAGTGCGTTTATGGTTTAAGTTTAGTGTATAAGCAGAAAGGTCAGGTAAACCAGGCTATACAGAAAGCAGAGGAGGCTTTTGAAATCTCCTATGCCCGTGGGTTTTTCCTCGTTTCTGAACCTGCCGCCAAAATGCTCTCAACCCTTTACCTGCAAAAGGGAGATTTTGCCCGGGCCTACGTCTACCAGGAAAAATATTACGGCATCAGGGATTCCATTTTATCTGCTGACAATTTAAAAGCTGTTCTCAGTATTCAGTCAGAGTTGCAGTTATCCAAAAAGCAAACGGAGATTGAACTCCTTCAGAAGCAAAAGCAAATTAGCCGGATTACTATTTATTCCTCTATCGGAGGAGGTGTGTTGTTTCTTCTACCATTAAAAGCATTTAAAGAAGAAATACCCAGGATAATCCTTGCCCTCTCTGCTGAAGGAGCCGTTTCCTGATAAGGCCATCCCAAATTGATAAAAAGATCAGGGATAGAAATAGTCTTGCCACAGGGTACATCTCTATAAAGGCTTTGAGAACCTTCAAAACTAGCCAAAATATCATATTTGCCAGTTCCATCAAAGTCAAAACGATAGGAGCCGTCTATATTAGTGGAGGTCATTTGAATCACCTTTTCTTCTCTGAGTACATATACGATTGCACCAACCACAGGCTTCTTTTTATAGCCATGAAAAAAGATCTGTCCTTTAATTTCACAGGCAAAGGACATCTGGAAAATGCTACCTGTAAAAATTAGCAGAAATATTATGCTATTCCGTAAGAACATCCTTGAGGGTTTCAATTTGTTGTTCACTTTTAATCTTCCACATAATTCCTGATCCAGACGACTTTCTAACGTACAACGTGCCATTCAGCCCTAATCGTTCAATCAGTTCATCAGTTCATCATAATCACTGCCTGAAATTTCGGTCTCTATCTCATCTGGCAGTTTTGAAAGTGCGTAAAATTCTGTGATCTCTTCGTGCATTGCTTAGTTGGTAAAGGTACGAGTTACGCTATCGCTAAACTCGCACCAGCGCGGAGCGAGGTATTTTCAGTATGTGTTTTCTATTGTTATAGAACCTTCCCGATAACCATCCTGATATTTTATGGAATCAATCATACTACCGGATTCAGTAAAAAATTTCTAATAACCAGACCTTACCCCATCTTCAAATGCCCCTTTATATTGAACTTGTCCATCAGGATAAAAAATTTTTACTAATCCGTTTCCTTCTTTCAAATTACCGGGATTCAAAACATTTCCAGAGCTATCATAAACAGCTTTAATTTCCCACAGCCTATCTAAATTATAAAGAAGTTCACAACGTAATTGCCCATTCTCATAGTACTCTCTTAAGGTTCCATGAAATATATCATTAAAACATTCAACTTCTATTTGTATTCTTCCATTTTCAAAAAAAGATTTAGAAATTCCATTGAGCTTCCCCTTTTTAAAGTATGAAATTTCTATTGTATCACCAGTTTCGGCTAACCACACAAATTTCCCGCATCTTTTTCCATTTATTGTATTTATTTGATAAATGTATTTTAGACGTTCTTCTTTTTCCTCGTAATTTGAATAATATTCCTTTTTAGTAGAACAGCAGGAATTTAAAAAAAGTGTTATTAATACGGGAAGTAAAACTACTCCACAAGCCTTATTCTGTGGTGCTTTCATCTTCTTTAGCCATCGGGTTTTCACCTTTTAGAATTTTCTCTCTATTATCATATAAATACTTCCCTGTTTCTTGAAGATTTTTATTATAATCATCACGATAATCAGGAACAGCAGAGTACATTTCCCAAATGGTTGGTAAGCTCGAATAAACGTTTACCTCTGCAGCGCTGTAAATTCACTGTATCCATAACCGTAGTCCCTGAATCCAAATATGCAGTTTCGGTAAGCGTAACCACAATATGGTCAAATTTCCCTTTGTAATGAAACCACTTTAGCACGAGGCTGTCGTGCCTATAAACTCCCAACCTCTGGCGCGAACATCCCAGCTTGTGCTATATCATAAATAATTAAAATCAGCGCAGGCATTAAAACAACTCTTCAAAATACCCACTTCCCGCTTTCAATTAATTTACCCGCAATTTTCCTCCTTAACGCCACCGTGTTTACTATTTTGAATTTAGTGAAGCGCTTGAGGCCCATCAGCATCATGCGCTGTTCGTCTCCGTGGGTGAAAGCTGCAATGGCGTGCTTGCCGCAGAGGTTGATCTGCTCCAGAGCATCGCTCAGATAAACCTGCGTCATCCACATGTAGGGCGAAGATTCGTCTTCGCCACTGCTCCCGGTGCGCTTCATTGTCCGCAGCAATGCCGATTCCGCAGCAAATACCTTGATCATCATATCCGTTATATCCATGATGATTTCCTGCTCCTTTTCCAGGTCCTGCATCAGCTTTTGTGCGGCAGCCCCGGCCACCATCAGGATCGCCTTCTTAGTATTAGCAATAGCCTTCAGTTCTGCGGCAAAGGGGCTTTCATCACTTTCGCCAAAGTCGGGGATTGACATCAGCTCTGCCTGCACCGCCTTTGCCGGGCCCATTAAGTCGAGCTGGCCTTTAAGGGCGCGCTTCATCAGCATATCCACCGTGAGCAGCCGGTTGATCTCGTTGGTTCCTTCAAAAATGCGGTTGATACGTGAATCGCGATAGGCGCGGGCAGCGGGATATTCCTCGCTATAGCCATAACCACCATAGATCTGCACCATCTCATCCACCACGTAGTCCAGCATCTCGGATCCAAGCACCTTCAGCATGGCGCATTCAATGGCATATTCCTCCGCAGCGCCCATTAATGCCTCAGAGTATTCGCTGCCTGCATCTTCCATTTCCTGGCCCTTTTGGCGGATGAGATCGCTTACCCGGTAGGTGGCCGATTCTGTTGCAAATATGAGAATGGCCTGTTCTGCCAGTTTATGCTGAATGGCTCCGAAACCAGAAATGGCTTGCCCGAACTGCTGCCGTTCATTGGCATATTGCACTGACCTGTTGAGGCAGGTAATGGCACCGCCCACTACCATAGCGCAGAGTTTGAAGCGCCCGATGTTGAGAATATTAAAAGCGATTTTGGCCCCTTTCCCGGCATCGCCCAGGAGGTTTTCTTTCGGCACTTTTACATTGTCAAAAAAGATCTGCGTGGTAGAAGAGCCTTTGATTCCCATCTTTCGTTCCTCGTCTCCACGCTTCAGCCCTTCGCTATCAGCCGACACAATAAAGGCAGAAAAGCCCTGCTTGTCGTCCGGCAGGTTATCGCCTGAAATTTGGGCAAATACGATGAAGAGATCAGCAAATCCGCCATTGGTGATCCACATTTTCTGGCCGGTCAGTAAATAGTGGTTACCATCTTCGGAGAGTTCGGCTTTTGTCCGGGCTGCCAGTGCATCCGATCCGGATCCCGGCTCTGTGAGGCAATAGGCCGCTTTTAGCTCGCCAGTAGCAAGCTTGGGCAAATACTGCTGGCGCTGGGCCTCAGTGCCGTAATAGAGAATAGGCAGCGTGCCGATGCCTGTGTGGGCCGCCAGCGAAACGCCAAAAGAATTGCTTTTGCCAATGGCTACAGAAATAGCCGTATTGGTATTGAATCCCTTGCCGAGGCCACCATACTTTTCCGGCAGCGCTGTGCCCAGCAGGCCCATTTCACCTGCCTTGTCCAGGAGTTCCTGTACTAATCCCGGCTTTTGCTTATCAATATCTTCCACATGAGGCCATATTTCTTTCTCAATAAACTCATGCGCAACATCTGCCATCATTCTCGATTCTTCATCCAGATCAGATGGTGTGAAAATATCTTCAGGAGCTATTTCTTTTATTAGCCATTCTCCACCTTTCATACTGATTGGTATTTAAATTTTTGAACATTAAAATATTTGAATACTAAATCTCAACTGGCTAACGGGAAAACTTAATTAAGCCTTTCAATCACTCCCGCAATTCCCTGCCCTCCACCGATGCAGGCGGTTACCAAACCAAATTTCTGATTCCTGCGCCTCAATTCATTAATGATGCTTATCGAGAGCTTGGCACCGGTACAACCCAATGGATGGCCGAGGGCGATGGCACCACCGTTTACATTTACGATCTCAGGGTTCAGGCCCGCCTCACGAATTACTGCAAGGGACTGGGCAGCAAAGGCTTCATTCAATTCCACGAGGTTGATATCCGAAATGCTCAATCCTGCCTGCTTCAGCGCTTTCGGGATAGCATTCACCGGGCCTATGCCCATCACGCGCGGATCCACACCGACAGCCGCACAACTTACCAGCCGGGCCACCGGTTCCAGCTTCAGTTCTTTTACCATTTTTTCGCTCATCACCAGCACGAAAGCTGCGCCATCAGAGGTCTGCGAGGAATTTCCGGCCGTTACCGAACCGCCTGCTGCAAAGACGGGCTTCAGTTTGGAAAGCACCTCCAGCGAAGTATCCGGGCGCGGCCCCTCGTCCGTATCTACTGTGAAATTGCGGGTTTTGCGTTTTCCCTCGGCCACATATACATCCTCAATTTCCACCGGAACTATTTCATCTTTATATCGTCCTTCCTTTATGGCTTTCAGCGCTTTCTGATGGCTTTGATAAGAAAATTCATCCTGGTCCTCCCGACTCACTTTGTAGTCTTTTGCCACTTCCTCAGCCGTTAATCCCATGCCCAGGTAGTAATGCGGATTTTCCTTCGCCACCTCGTAGTTGGGAACCGTCTTCCAGCCCACCGTAGGAACCAGGCTCATGCTTTCTGTGCCGCCAGCAATGATGCAGTCCGCCATGCCCATTTTTATCTTGGCCGTAGCAATAGCGATGGTCTCTAATCCGGAGCCGCAAT
This genomic window contains:
- the purH gene encoding bifunctional phosphoribosylaminoimidazolecarboxamide formyltransferase/IMP cyclohydrolase — its product is MADNQTTIRTALISVYHKEGLSPLLKLLKEHNVQIISTGGTAKFIRNEGFEVTDAEQLTSYPSILDGRVKTLHPAIFGGILSRSRNRTDQDEMTKHGIMPIQLVIVDLYPFEETVESGAGHEDIIEKIDIGGIALIRAAAKNYQDVVIIPSREHYKYLEEKLSQEKFSFDTDERKLLAGEAFRISLHYDKNIGSYFSGGSAEAPAMPGMENGKPLRYGENPHQNGFFIGELEQALEQLSGKELSYNNLLDIDAAINLMNDLESGSFAVIKHNNPCGVATRANPEAAWKDALAGDPVSAFGGIIITNEKLTAALAEEIHNLFFEVLIAPDFDSGALDILKQKKNRILLKQKETAWPQSQFRSVLNGVLMQDKDIKTESISDLKNVTQKTATENEVADLIFANKIVKHAKSNAIVLVKNKQLVGIGVGQTSRVDALKQAIEKAANFDLKLKGAVMASDAFFPFPDCVQMANKAGITAVIQPGGSIRDEDSINYCNQHGLAMVVTGTRHFKH
- a CDS encoding rod shape-determining protein, encoding MGMFDFFVQELAIDLGTANTLIIYKDQVVVDEPSIIAKNRMTAEVVAIGSQAMQMHGKTHENIKTIRPLKDGVIADFEAAEQMLRGMINMINKRNRFFAPHLRMVICIPSGITEVEKRAVKDSAERAGSKEVYLIHEPMAAAIGIGIDVEEPVGNMVIDIGGGTTEIAVIALGGIVCDQSIRIAGDEFTNDIAEYMRREHNILIGERSAEKIKIEVGAALPELENPPPDFSINGRDLMTGIPKSVTVSYSEIAHALDKSIAKIEEAILKALEITPPELSADIYQTGLYLTGGGALLRGLDKRISKKTKLPVYVAEDPLRAVVRGTGIALKNIHRFKFLMT
- a CDS encoding tetratricopeptide repeat protein, with product MNITFRTFVKRLLLPVMFIILIALPVHSEKLDNSAQKPEFSNVDELNGLSAGLRKQNLLDSSYKVATLAMQQSEESQYTRGKADAAFNLAQYYLIKSLIDKSIHQVRIARGFYEEQGDLSGIAKCEMHLGLVYFNQKKFKDAEYFFSKGIAGSAANDVQTATLHYLSGLCFSETGNFNQAESHLLKAQQFFKDSGIPKRLLESEVGLADLYLKSGKYDEAESYYSKALSGFRSHQDELEGISKCVYGLSLVYKQKGQVNQAIQKAEEAFEISYARGFFLVSEPAAKMLSTLYLQKGDFARAYVYQEKYYGIRDSILSADNLKAVLSIQSELQLSKKQTEIELLQKQKQISRITIYSSIGGGVLFLLPLKAFKEEIPRIILALSAEGAVS
- a CDS encoding acyl-CoA dehydrogenase family protein, translated to MKGGEWLIKEIAPEDIFTPSDLDEESRMMADVAHEFIEKEIWPHVEDIDKQKPGLVQELLDKAGEMGLLGTALPEKYGGLGKGFNTNTAISVAIGKSNSFGVSLAAHTGIGTLPILYYGTEAQRQQYLPKLATGELKAAYCLTEPGSGSDALAARTKAELSEDGNHYLLTGQKMWITNGGFADLFIVFAQISGDNLPDDKQGFSAFIVSADSEGLKRGDEERKMGIKGSSTTQIFFDNVKVPKENLLGDAGKGAKIAFNILNIGRFKLCAMVVGGAITCLNRSVQYANERQQFGQAISGFGAIQHKLAEQAILIFATESATYRVSDLIRQKGQEMEDAGSEYSEALMGAAEEYAIECAMLKVLGSEMLDYVVDEMVQIYGGYGYSEEYPAARAYRDSRINRIFEGTNEINRLLTVDMLMKRALKGQLDLMGPAKAVQAELMSIPDFGESDESPFAAELKAIANTKKAILMVAGAAAQKLMQDLEKEQEIIMDITDMMIKVFAAESALLRTMKRTGSSGEDESSPYMWMTQVYLSDALEQINLCGKHAIAAFTHGDEQRMMLMGLKRFTKFKIVNTVALRRKIAGKLIESGKWVF
- a CDS encoding acetyl-CoA C-acyltransferase, which translates into the protein MDAFIIKGFRTAVGKAGKGGFRFYRPDNMARDIIRHLLEQTPELDPQRVDDLIVGNAVPEAEQGLQIGRMIALMSLPEHVPGMTVNRYCGSGLETIAIATAKIKMGMADCIIAGGTESMSLVPTVGWKTVPNYEVAKENPHYYLGMGLTAEEVAKDYKVSREDQDEFSYQSHQKALKAIKEGRYKDEIVPVEIEDVYVAEGKRKTRNFTVDTDEGPRPDTSLEVLSKLKPVFAAGGSVTAGNSSQTSDGAAFVLVMSEKMVKELKLEPVARLVSCAAVGVDPRVMGIGPVNAIPKALKQAGLSISDINLVELNEAFAAQSLAVIREAGLNPEIVNVNGGAIALGHPLGCTGAKLSISIINELRRRNQKFGLVTACIGGGQGIAGVIERLN